The DNA segment GCGATCCATCGAGCACATAAAGGTGTTTTATACATCGATGAAATTAATACACTCAGCCTCCCGTCGCAGCAACATCTTTTAACTGCAATTCAAGAAAAAAAATTTCAGATTACTGGGCAATCTGAACGAAGTTTTGGAGCCATGGTAAAAACAGAGCCAGTTCCATGTGATTTTATTCTTGTCTCAGCAGGAAATCTCGATGCATTAAACGGTATGCATCCTGCGCTCAGATCTCGGATTCGAGGTTATGGGTATGAGATTTATATGAATAGTACCATGGTCGATTCAGAGGAAAATCGACAAAAACTTATTCGTTTTGTTGCTCAGGAAGTTAAAAAGGATGGAAAGATACCACATTTTGATAAAGAAGCAGTAGCTGAGATCATTCATGAAGCACAACGAAGAGCTGGACGAAAAGGTAAGTTATCGCTTCGTCTCCGTGAACTCGGTGGTCTTGTTCGGGTTGCTGGTGATATTGCGTTTGATCGTGGAGATAAAATTGTAACTAAACAACATGTTCTTCTTGCGAAAAAAACCGCTCGATCACTTGAACAACAAGTAGCAGATCGTGCTCTTGAATCGCAAAAAAGTTATCGTTCCTTCAAAACCAGTGGGGAAGAAATTGGAGTAGTCAATGGTCTTGCAGTTCATTCAGCAGATCCTTCTATGAGTGAGTTTTCCGGCTTAGTTCTACCGATTGTAGCAGAAGTTACCCCTGCTGGTTCCCAGTCGGAGGGAAAGGTAATTGCAACTGGTAAACTTGGTGAAATTGCAAAAGAATCAGTTCAGAATATATCTGCCATTATCAAAAAATATATGGGTCGTGATATTTCAAAACACGACATTCATATTCAATTCATTGGAACCTATGAAGGTGTTGAAGGAGATTCAGCAAGTATTTCATTGATTACCGCGGTGATTTCAGCTATGGAAAATGTTGCAGTTCGACAAGATGTTGCAATGACAGGATCAATAAGTATCCGCGGGACTGTTCTACCAATCGGTGGTGTTACTGCAAAAATTGAAGCAGCA comes from the Candidatus Thermoplasmatota archaeon genome and includes:
- the lonB gene encoding ATP-dependent protease LonB, giving the protein MWIQQQNFSTTESIKVPDSLIDQVIGQDKTVEIVKKAAEQKRHVMLIGDPGTGKSMVARAMTEFLPKGELEDIIAYPNNDDTNTPHIRVVPGGKAQEIIKIQRDEAKKKVEQQNSIILSFVLLIVVISFIGAIYTEHFEYAIFGIIAAVMIWLILARGGFNQRRELQQVPKILVSHEKTDSPPFIDATAAHSGALLGDVRHDPFQSAGLETPPHQLVEAGAIHRAHKGVLYIDEINTLSLPSQQHLLTAIQEKKFQITGQSERSFGAMVKTEPVPCDFILVSAGNLDALNGMHPALRSRIRGYGYEIYMNSTMVDSEENRQKLIRFVAQEVKKDGKIPHFDKEAVAEIIHEAQRRAGRKGKLSLRLRELGGLVRVAGDIAFDRGDKIVTKQHVLLAKKTARSLEQQVADRALESQKSYRSFKTSGEEIGVVNGLAVHSADPSMSEFSGLVLPIVAEVTPAGSQSEGKVIATGKLGEIAKESVQNISAIIKKYMGRDISKHDIHIQFIGTYEGVEGDSASISLITAVISAMENVAVRQDVAMTGSISIRGTVLPIGGVTAKIEAAAEAGIKKVLIPKPNLNDVLIEDKYKDKIEIIPVETLNDVLEHALVGDGKEELLKKLKIMRPPMILGKVELESEKKKGSSSAKVKTRRTDKNHVTNTHSEE